From Thunnus albacares chromosome 22, fThuAlb1.1, whole genome shotgun sequence, the proteins below share one genomic window:
- the LOC122973930 gene encoding E3 ubiquitin-protein ligase TRIM39-like, whose translation MISDMADTLDKYSFSCSVCLELFTDPVSTPCGHNFCKLCIEKYWDSTELCRCPLCKEIFYKRPELRINISFREVVDHFKNTNTVTVTSAEAREAKPGEVACDVCAGVKLKAMKSCLVCMASYCETHLEPHKTAAALGRHKLIEPIRNLEERICKKHEKILELFCRKEEQFICQICAETDHSQHKVVTAESVLLQKMIQVKRRGREVELMIQDRQKRIEEINHSKKQTKENARKEMEASVQVFTSVIKSIQKTHKELLEEIEARHDAEQMRFEKLFKELRQEISELEKKNVELQQLLHIEDHITLMQAFSQAYTLPSTQNWLSIPVNEVDFLGYIRTSLINAREFINLEIRKQSATELKKVWRYAEDITIDPDTAGPWLIVSEDGKEVKQSPKKQKVQSSPARFTENPFALATKGLTTGRHYWEVGVKEKSNWVLGVASGAVKRGEQITPSPESGMWAVSHVDGGQYFVLTQNPFPLTLSPRPQRVGVFVDYEEREVSFFHVEAKTYIFTYTKCNFTDRVYPVFNPCLTTEKKEVAPLKIMTVEITK comes from the exons ATGATTTCAGACATGGCAGACACTTTGGATAAGTACTCATTTAGTTGTTCTGTGTGTCTGGAGCTTTTCACTGACCCAGTCTCTACTccatgtggacacaacttctgcaaaCTCTGCATTGAGAAGTACTGGGACAGCACAGAGCTGTGTCGCTGTCCCCTGTGCAAGGAGATATTTTACAAAAGACCCGAGCTTCGGATCAACATCTCTTTCCGAGAGGTGGTCGATCACTTTAAAAACACGAATACAGTCACAGTGACGAGCGCTGAAGCCCGTGAGGCCAAACCTGGTGAAGTGGCTTGCGATGTCTGTGCAGGTGTGAAGCTGAAGGCCATGAAGTCCTGCCTGGTTTGTATGGCATCTTATTGTGAGACCCACCTGGAGCCTCacaagacagcagcagctctgggTAGACATAAGCTGATTGAGCCAATCAGAAACCTGGAGGAGAGAATATGTAAAAAGCATGAGAAGATCCTCGAGCTGTTCTGTAGGAAGGAGGAACAGTTCATATGTCAGATCTGTGCTGAGACCGACCACAGCCAACACAAAGTTGTAACAGCAGAGTCCGTGTTACTGcaaaaaatg ATTCAGGtcaagaggagagggagagaggtggaGCTGATGATACAGGATCGACAAAAGAGGATTGAGGAAATCAATCACTCAAAGAAACAAACCAAG GAGAATGCACGGAAAGAAATGGAAGCAAGTGTTCAGGTCTTCACGTCTGTGATAAAGTCCATTCAGAAGACCCACAAAGAGCTTTTGGAAGAGATTGAGGCCAGACATGATGCTGAACAGATGAGATTTGAAAAGCTCTTCAAAGAACTGAGGCAGGAGATTTCTGAGCTGgagaagaaaaatgttgaactgcAGCAGCTCTTGCACATTGAAGACCATATCACCCTCATGCAG GCATTCAGTCAAGCCTACACGCTACCATCAACTCAGAACTGGCTCAGCATCCCTGTTAATGAAGTGGACTTTTTGGGTTATATACGCACATCTTTGATTAATGCACGAGAGTTCATCAACCTGGAAATAAGAAAGCAGTCAGCCACTG AGCTCAAGAAAGTTTGGCGATATGCAG AGGACATCACCATTGACCCCGACACTGCGGGGCCCTGGCTCATCGTCTCTGAAGACGGGAAAGAAGTCAAGCAGTCTCCAAAGAAGCAGAAAGTTCAGAGCAGCCCAGCGAGGTTCACAGAAAACCCTTTTGCTCTTGCGACAAAGGGTCTAACCACAGGCAGGCACTACTGGGAGGTTGGGGTGAAGGAGAAATCCAACTGGGTGCTGGGAGTCGCCTCTGGCGCTGtaaagagaggagagcagatCACTCCGTCCCCTGAGAGTGGAATGTGGGCTGTTAGTCACGTGGACGGAGGGCAGTATTTTGTGCTCACGCAAAATCCTTTTCCTTTGACGTTGTCTCCTCGTCCTCAGagggtgggggtgtttgtggattaCGAAGAGAGAGAGGTGTCGTTCTTCCATGTAGAGGCCAAGACTTACATCTTCACCTACACAAAGTGTAACTTTACAGACAGGGTTTACCCCGTATTTAATCCATGTTTGACGACAGAAAAGAAGGAGGTGGCTCCTCTGAAAATTATGACAGTAGAgattacaaaatga
- the btr12 gene encoding bloodthirsty-related gene family, member 12: MQSMSSPGGRVLSEEQFSCSICLEVFVEPVSTPCGHSFCKACLQGYWNHSKKFSCPMCKKSYPKKPEMSVNRVLAEISSQFQGLMMAGGAGGAAGAGGAGGTGTASRGSTLNLSSDSGHGGSSVLDTGEFARAGEVPCDACIGRKLKALKSCVNCPGSFCETHLRHHKKVKSLTSHRLIEPTFHLEEKICKKHERLLEVYCRTDHTCICTACAETSHKSHEIVSADHEWKKKMSNLGKKRSELKHLIKERAKKLEEIKQSIKVIKASAQKELEESWQVYAELQRLVEQSQAELVELIATRQREAERHAQELARGLENELSQLRRRSNELEAYAQTQDKVVFLQNLATLQPPPEPTDWSAVSINTDLYLGTIRSSVSSLMDKFQEELKRLYGKELRKVQNYSSEVILDPGTAQRNLVVSDDGRQVRYEERKSSHSEGPKRFSPALFVLSREGLNSGRHYWEVDVGRKTAWTLGMTRASARRKGEIKLSPEGGYWCLWLKNGEVKALASSRVPLLLPFQPHKVGIYLDYEGGQISFYDVKARLHLYTFIDNFNESLYPIFSPCLTQDGKNSCPLIITPVKHA; the protein is encoded by the exons ATGCAGA GCATGAGCTCTCCGGGAGGCCGGGTCCTCTCCGAGGAGCAGTTCAGCTGCTCCATCTGCCTGGAGGTGTTCGTGGAGCCTGTCTCCACCCCTTGCGGCCACAGCTTCTGCAAGGCCTGCCTGCAGGGCTACTGGAACCACAGCAAGAAGTTCTCCTGCCCCATGTGCAAGAAAAGCTACCCCAAAAAGCCAGAGATGAGCGTCAACAGGGTCCTGGCTGAAATCTCCTCCCAGTTCCAGGGGCTGATGATGGCTGGAGGAGCAGGTGGGGCCGCGGGAGCCGGGGGAGCCGGGGGAACTGGGACAGCCTCTCGAGGATCCACGCTGAATCTGAGCTCAGATTCAGGCCACGGGGGCTCTTCAGTGCTTGACACCGGGGAGTTCGCCCGAGCCGGGGAGGTCCCCTGTGATGCCTGTATTGGAAGGAAGTTAAAGGCGCTCAAGTCTTGTGTAAACTGCCCTGGATCATTCTGTGAGACCCACCTCAGACATCATAAAAAG GTAAAGTCTCTGACGTCTCATCGTCTGATCGAACCCACCTTCCACCTGGAGGAGAAGATCTGTAAGAAACATGAACGTCTTCTGGAGGTCTACTGCCGCACCGACCACACCTGCATCTGCACGGCCTGCGCTGAAACGTCACACAAATCCCATGAAATCGTCTCCGCTGACCACGAGTGGAAGAAGAAGATG AGTAATCTGGGAAAGAAGAGGTCAGAGCTGAAACATTTGATCAAGGAGAGAGCCAAGAAACTGGAGGAAATCAAACAATCCATCAAGGTCATCAAG GCCAGTGCTCAGAAGGAGTTGGAGGAGAGCTGGCAGGTTTACGCCGAGCTGCAGCGCCTGGTGGAGCAGAGTCAGGCAGAGCTGGTGGAGCTGATCGCCACACGCCAACGTGAGGCTGAGCGTCACGCTCAGGAGCTGGCCCGAGGTTTGGAGAACGAACTGAGccagctgaggaggaggagcaatGAGCTGGAGGCCTATGCACAGACCCAGGACAAAGTGGTCTTCCTGCAG AACCTGGCGACGCTGCAGCCCCCTCCTGAGCCCACTGATTGGTCGGCGGTGAGCATCAACACTGACCTTTATCTGGGAACCATCCGCTCCTCCGTCAGCAGCCTCATGGACAAGTTCCAAGAGGAGCTTAAAAGACTGTATGGGAAAG aaCTGCGGAAGGTGCAGAACTACTCAA GTGAGGTGATTTTAGACCCTGGTACTGCCCAAAGGAACCTGGTTGTGTCCGACGACGGTCGCCAGGTGAGGTATGAAGAACGCAAATCCTCTCACTCCGAAGGCCCGAAACGCTTCAGCCCAGCCCTTTTTGTCCTGAGCAGAGAGGGTCTCAACTCTGGACGCCACTACTGGGAGGTGGACGTGGGGCGTAAGACAGCCTGGACGCTCGGCATGACCCGTGCCTCGGCCCGCCGCAAAGGTGAGATCAAGCTGAGTCCAGAGGGAGGATACTGGTGCCTGTGGCTGAAGAACGGGGAGGTGAAGGCTCTGGCATCGTCCCGTGTGCCTCTACTGCTGCCTTTCCAACCCCACAAAGTGGGAATCTACTTGGATTATGAAGGAGGCCAGATCTCCTTCTATGACGTGAAGGCACGCCTGCATCTCTACACCTTCATAGACAACTTTAATGAGAGTCTGTACCCTATCTTCAGTCCTTGCCTCACCCAGGATGGGAAGAACTCCTGTCCTCTCATTATAACCCCTGTTAAACACGCCTGA